GACGCGGCCCACCTCGTCCTTCGTCTTCTCCGCCTGCCCGAGGATGTAGCCGAGCATCTCCTTGGGCAGCTTGAGCTGGCCGGCCAGCGAGCGGATGCCCTCCTCCGTCATGAAGAGGGCGCCCAGGCCCGCCACGGCCACCTTGCGCACGAACTCCGGCACGAACCCCGGGCGGGAACCCTCCCGCCCCGGCTCTTCACCGAGTAGCGGATCGAAGTCGTCTTCGGGTTCCTTGCCGTGCGTCATGGGAGTCCTCGGGGTTGTCGGGGGCCGTTAGCGTACCACCGGCAGCTTCACCGCCACCCGCATGTTCTCGGTGGAGACGCGGCCGGCGATGTTGCGCGCCATCCCCATGAAGGCCTGGGCCTCGGGGCTGTCCGGCGCGCTCAGCACCACCGGCACGCCCGCGTCACCCGACTCGCGGATCTTCAGATCCAGGGGGATCTCCCCCAGGAACGGGATGCTGAACATCTCCGCCGCCTTGTGGCCGCCGCCCCGGTTGAAGATGGGCGTGGCCTTCGAGCAGTGCGGGCACACGAACTGGCTCATGTTCTCCACGATGCCCAGTACGGGGATGTGCACCTTGTCGAACATCTGCTTGGCGCGCACCACGTCCGCCAGCGCCACGTCCTGCGGCGTCGTCACCAGCACCGCGCCCGCCGCCCTCACCGACTGTGACAGCGTCAGCGCCACGTCGCCCGTCCCGGGCGGCAGGTCGAGGATGAGGTAGTCCAGCTCGCCCCAGCGCACGTCCCGCACCAGCTGCATCAGCGCCCCGTGCAGCATGGGCCCGCGCCAGATGAGCGCCTGATCCGCCTCCACCAGGAAGCCGATCGACATCACCTTCAGCCCGTGCTTCTCCAGCGGCAGCAGCGACTTGCCATCCGGGCTCACCGGCTTCTCGGTGATGCCCGTCATCAGCGGAACCGAGGGACCGTAGAAGTCCGCGTCCAGCAGGCCCACCTTCGCGCCCTCGCGCGCCAGCGCCGCCGCCAGGTTCACCGACACCGTGCTCTTGCCCACGCCGCCCTTGCCGGCGCCGACGAGGATCACGTTCTTCACCTGCGGCAGGATCGCCTGCCCCTGCTGCCCGGCCACGCCCGTCGGCGCCGAGCGCACCTGCGCGCCCCACTCGATGTCGAACGTCTTCAGCCCCGGCACCTGCTTCAGCGCCGCCTCGGCGTCCGCCTGGATCTTCCCCTTCAGCGGGCACGCTGGCGTCGTCAGCTCGATCTTGAGCTTCGCCTTGTCGCCGTCCACGCGGATGTCCTTCACCATCCCGGCCTTCACCAGGTCGATGTGCAGCTCGGGATCCATCACCTTCGACATCGCCGCGAGGATGTCGCGCTCGGAAACGCTCATCTGGAGTACCTGAATCCTTTTGAATCCGGGAGGTTGGGGGTCCCCCCTCGGAAGGGCGCGGAATAGCCAGCGGCCCCCCTGGTGTCAACCACCTCTAACCCCGCTACTCGATGGCCGCCACCTTGTACTCGCCCGCCTCCCGGACGAGCCGCACCGCGAGATCCTTCCCGATCGGGAACTCCGCCCCCGCCCCCGTCACCTTCACCTCCCCCTTCAGCGCCAGCCGCGCACGCCGCACCCGCTCGGCAGACAGGGGCTCTCGCTTGAAGTCCTCGCGCAGGCGCTCGGGCGTGTAGCGGGCTCGCAGGGGATCGCTCAGGAGCGACCAGGCCGTGGCCCAATCGCCCGCCTCCACCGCGTCCAGGAAGCGGCCCAGCACCACCCGGGGTGCGTCCGCCGGCTTCTCCTCGACGACCCGCCAGCCCTCCGGTGTTTGAAGCAGCGTGAGCGCCGGGGCCCTCGCCTGGAGCCCGGGAAGGGCCGCTCGCACCTCCTCGGCCCGCGCCTTG
This is a stretch of genomic DNA from Archangium violaceum. It encodes these proteins:
- a CDS encoding Mrp/NBP35 family ATP-binding protein, which encodes MSVSERDILAAMSKVMDPELHIDLVKAGMVKDIRVDGDKAKLKIELTTPACPLKGKIQADAEAALKQVPGLKTFDIEWGAQVRSAPTGVAGQQGQAILPQVKNVILVGAGKGGVGKSTVSVNLAAALAREGAKVGLLDADFYGPSVPLMTGITEKPVSPDGKSLLPLEKHGLKVMSIGFLVEADQALIWRGPMLHGALMQLVRDVRWGELDYLILDLPPGTGDVALTLSQSVRAAGAVLVTTPQDVALADVVRAKQMFDKVHIPVLGIVENMSQFVCPHCSKATPIFNRGGGHKAAEMFSIPFLGEIPLDLKIRESGDAGVPVVLSAPDSPEAQAFMGMARNIAGRVSTENMRVAVKLPVVR